Proteins found in one Triticum aestivum cultivar Chinese Spring chromosome 4D, IWGSC CS RefSeq v2.1, whole genome shotgun sequence genomic segment:
- the LOC123099362 gene encoding transcription factor bHLH25, producing the protein MDDSALFMEWAMDTLEQEHPDPVVVVNGDSGDAAFPSLQALREQHLVFEELITGANPASSGSSGETTEGSGGYGGNFPSPAAMEHHVWPPSPNSARCAPKLCRNGGGTSLPVMSWNFCALPASDATLDSGSAGPVVPETVYGGSQPTRRAAARSPTGTGPVSSGPPYAQDHIMAERKRREKINQRFIELSTVIPGLKKMDKATILSDATRHVKELQEKIKALEAATGRSSRSIETVVLVKKKPRHADAALSDQNGSPSSGSSSTGNPLPEIEVRFSETGVMVRILCHDVKGVVVRVLSEVEEGLHLTVTHANVMPITACTVIITITAKVDEGFTVTAEEIIGRLNYVLELHSSCTSTEQK; encoded by the exons ATGGACGATTCGGCCCTGTTCATGGAATGGGCCATGGACACGCTGGAGCAGGAGCACCCAGACCCAGTGGTGGTCGTCAACGGCGACTCCGGCGACGCAGCCTTCCCCTCGCTTCAGGCGCTCCGTGAACAGCATCTTGTCTTCGAAGAGCTGATTACGGGAGCCAATCCGGCAAGCAGCGGGAGCTCCGGTGAAACCACCGAAGGTAGCGGAGGCTATGGTGGCAATTTCCCGTCCCCGGCGGCCATGGAGCACCACGTCTGGCCCCCGTCCCCGAACTCGGCCAGGTGCGCTCCGAAGCTTTGCAGGAACGGTGGGGGCACCAGCCTTCCCGTGATGAGCTGGAATTTCTGCGCGCTGCCGGCCAGTGACGCTACACTGGACAGCGGCAGCGCCGGGCCTGTCGTCCCGGAGACGGTGTACGGCGGGTCGCAGCCCACGAGGAGGGCCGCCGCAAGGAGCCCCACCGGCACCGGGCCCGTGTCGTCGGGGCCGCCGTACGCGCAGGACCATATCATGGCGGAGCGGAAGCGCCGGGAGAAGATTAACCAGCGCTTCATCGAGCTCTCCACCGTCATCCCCGGCCTCAAGAAG ATGGACAAGGCGACGATCCTTTCCGACGCGACGAGGCACGTCAAGGAGCTGCAAGAGAAGATCAAGGCCCTCGAGGCAGCCACCGGCCGCAGCAGCAGGAGCATCGAAACCGTGGTACTCGTCAAGAAGAAGCCGCGCCACGCCGACGCCGCCCTTTCAGACCAGAACGGCTCGCCCTCGTCGGGGTCGTCCTCTACGGGGAACCCTCTGCCGGAGATCGAGGTGCGCTTCTCGGAGACCGGCGTCATGGTGAGGATCCTCTGCCACGACGTCAAGGGGGTGGTGGTGAGGGTGCTGTCGGAGGTGGAGGAGGGCCTCCACCTCACCGTCACCCATGCCAATGTCATGCCCATCACGGCCTGCACTGTCATCATAACCATTACGGCCAAG GTGGATGAGGGCTTCACCGTTACAGCAGAGGAGATCATAGGAAGACTCAACTATGTGCTGGAATTGCATAGCAGCTGCACTTCTACCGAACAAAAATGA